One Leptospira bouyouniensis DNA window includes the following coding sequences:
- a CDS encoding class I fructose-bisphosphate aldolase has product MNFDEISKHLGNDAESLLGFKSPKIAKELIHVPGSDWVDRIFAPTDRSIPVLRSIQTLLGHGRLGGTGYVSILPVDQGIEHSAGASFAKNPIYFDGENIIKLAMEGGCNGVATTLGVLGSVARKYAHKIPFILKINHNELLTYPNKSEQILFATVKQAYDQGCVAIGATIYFGSADAGREIVEISKVFQMAHELGMATILWCYIRNNAFKKDKDYHVSADLTGQANHLGVTIQADIIKQKLPENNGGYNVLNQESSYGKTDKRIYSDLTSDHPIDLTRYQVANCYMGRAGLINSGGASGENDLQDALKTAVINKRAGGMGLISGRKAFQKPMKDGVALLHAIQDVYLSKEITVA; this is encoded by the coding sequence GCAAAAGAACTCATTCACGTACCTGGTAGCGATTGGGTAGACAGAATTTTTGCACCCACAGACAGGTCCATCCCTGTTCTCAGAAGCATTCAAACTTTACTTGGCCATGGCCGACTTGGTGGAACAGGGTATGTATCCATTCTTCCAGTAGACCAAGGAATCGAACACTCCGCAGGTGCTTCGTTTGCGAAAAACCCAATTTACTTTGATGGCGAAAACATCATCAAACTCGCAATGGAAGGTGGCTGTAATGGTGTGGCAACTACATTAGGTGTGCTTGGATCAGTGGCGCGTAAGTATGCTCACAAAATTCCTTTCATTTTGAAGATCAACCACAACGAACTTCTTACTTACCCGAATAAGAGTGAACAAATTCTCTTTGCAACAGTGAAACAAGCATATGACCAAGGTTGTGTGGCAATTGGAGCAACGATTTACTTTGGTTCTGCAGATGCAGGTCGTGAGATTGTTGAAATTTCAAAAGTGTTCCAAATGGCACATGAATTGGGAATGGCAACCATCCTTTGGTGTTACATCAGAAACAATGCGTTCAAAAAAGACAAAGATTACCATGTTTCTGCTGACTTAACGGGACAAGCAAACCACTTAGGTGTGACCATCCAAGCGGACATCATCAAACAAAAGTTACCTGAAAACAATGGTGGATACAATGTCCTCAACCAAGAGTCGTCTTATGGTAAAACAGACAAACGTATCTATTCTGATCTAACTTCTGACCACCCAATTGATCTCACTCGTTACCAAGTAGCGAATTGTTATATGGGAAGAGCAGGGTTAATCAATTCTGGTGGAGCATCTGGTGAAAACGATTTACAAGATGCTTTGAAAACAGCTGTCATTAACAAACGTGCTGGTGGAATGGGTCTTATTTCCGGAAGAAAAGCCTTCCAAAAACCGATGAAAGATGGAGTGGCTTTACTTCATGCCATCCAAGACGTATACTTATCTAAAGAAATCACAGTGGCTTAA
- a CDS encoding 4-alpha-glucanotransferase: MGSLIRVKQRRAGVLVSLPSIVSEHSFECGDIYSLYPLCDWARDIGFSIIQLLPLNDTGYGYSPYSAISAFAIDPLYISLYKLGLPNQSRKKEIRTLHNHPNRIRNEKIKCIREYYDSHQKAALKEAVDFLDKQPWCYSYGTFRVLYETYEGKNWWEWPKEFQNPLAAKDFIFSERREEVMFWVYLQKIAYDQLSAVKVHLEDKGIYLKGDMPILTARNSCDVWEHPEYFYMDLQAGAPPDHFSQSGQTWGFPVLNWDVLQKNHYSWWKDRLTYLEHFFHLYRIDHVIGMYRIWAIPREDKTALKGWFHPQFGIETSEFLKAGIDPKSMEAKGLIHEFKPNHYIFYWDFWKEESYQSLPEETKTKLFPLSQLHITEEEKHWREAGEAILEIFESFSSMVPCAEDLGSVPSFIRDSLFERQMIGIDVVRWTRSFATGEYIDEDHYRENAISVLSTHDTSLVMDWWKNEGDLESNLQFFFDRVGKPRPESENQILEGLLEFVFQTKSIFCIQLFQDLALGVPDVLQNPEKHRINYPGTPDHSNWTYRFPILIEEFALDFQRNFTLRKLVHSSGRN, translated from the coding sequence TTGGGATCTTTGATTCGTGTCAAACAAAGAAGGGCAGGGGTACTAGTATCTCTGCCCTCAATTGTTTCTGAACATTCCTTTGAATGTGGTGACATCTATAGTTTATATCCTTTATGTGATTGGGCCAGAGACATTGGCTTCAGTATCATCCAATTATTACCATTAAACGATACGGGATACGGTTACTCACCTTATAGTGCCATTTCTGCATTTGCCATTGATCCGCTATATATATCCTTATACAAATTAGGTCTCCCAAACCAGTCTCGAAAAAAAGAAATTCGAACATTACACAACCATCCGAATCGTATCCGGAATGAGAAAATTAAATGTATCCGTGAATACTATGATTCACATCAAAAAGCTGCCTTAAAAGAGGCAGTCGACTTTTTAGATAAACAACCTTGGTGTTATTCGTATGGAACTTTCCGCGTATTGTATGAAACCTACGAAGGGAAAAATTGGTGGGAATGGCCAAAAGAATTTCAAAATCCTTTAGCTGCCAAAGATTTTATTTTTTCAGAAAGGCGAGAAGAGGTTATGTTTTGGGTGTATTTGCAAAAGATCGCCTATGACCAGTTATCTGCAGTAAAGGTGCATTTAGAAGATAAAGGAATTTATTTAAAAGGTGATATGCCAATCCTTACGGCTCGTAATTCCTGCGATGTTTGGGAACACCCTGAATATTTTTATATGGACTTACAAGCAGGAGCACCTCCTGACCATTTTTCCCAATCAGGGCAAACATGGGGATTCCCTGTTCTCAACTGGGATGTATTACAAAAAAATCATTACAGCTGGTGGAAAGATCGTCTCACGTATTTAGAACATTTTTTCCATCTTTATCGCATTGACCATGTAATTGGCATGTACCGGATTTGGGCGATTCCTCGTGAAGACAAAACGGCACTCAAAGGTTGGTTCCACCCTCAATTTGGAATTGAAACCAGTGAATTTTTAAAGGCAGGAATTGATCCTAAGTCCATGGAGGCGAAAGGTCTTATCCATGAATTCAAACCCAATCATTATATCTTCTATTGGGATTTTTGGAAAGAGGAGAGTTACCAGTCCCTACCTGAAGAAACCAAAACAAAATTGTTCCCTCTCTCGCAACTACACATCACAGAGGAAGAAAAACATTGGAGAGAAGCTGGTGAAGCGATTTTAGAAATTTTCGAATCGTTTTCTTCAATGGTTCCGTGTGCAGAAGATTTGGGTTCTGTGCCAAGTTTCATTCGTGATTCTTTGTTTGAAAGGCAAATGATTGGAATTGATGTGGTGCGATGGACAAGGTCATTTGCCACAGGGGAATACATTGATGAAGACCATTACCGTGAAAATGCAATATCAGTTTTATCCACACATGACACAAGTTTGGTGATGGATTGGTGGAAAAACGAAGGAGATTTGGAATCCAATTTACAGTTTTTCTTTGATCGAGTCGGTAAACCAAGACCAGAATCCGAAAACCAAATCTTGGAAGGCCTCTTGGAATTTGTATTCCAAACCAAAAGTATCTTTTGTATCCAACTATTCCAGGATCTGGCTCTTGGAGTTCCTGACGTATTACAAAATCCGGAAAAACACCGCATCAATTACCCAGGAACCCCTGACCATTCCAATTGGACATACCGCTTTCCGATCCTCATTGAAGAGTTTGCCTTAGACTTCCAAAGGAATTTTACGCTTCGAAAACTCGTGCATTCTTCGGGAAGAAATTAG
- a CDS encoding DUF962 domain-containing protein: MRFAKEMAFYSAYHQEKRNVWIHVLGVPTITFTLFVVLSRFSLFEWNGFNVSASLVFTLAILGYYFTLDVVFALVATLLFGGLFVTAERITAQLPSQTAWTIFGLGQVIGWGSQFYGHFVFEKSRPALFDNLFQALVSAPLFVVADVFFELGYRLDLKIAVDDELKQKGVWKDFSVQKTA; this comes from the coding sequence TTGAGATTTGCAAAAGAAATGGCATTTTATTCTGCCTACCACCAAGAAAAACGAAATGTTTGGATTCATGTTTTAGGTGTGCCCACCATTACCTTTACTTTGTTTGTAGTACTCAGCCGTTTTTCATTGTTTGAATGGAATGGATTTAATGTTTCCGCATCCCTTGTTTTTACCCTAGCGATCCTAGGTTATTATTTTACATTAGACGTTGTGTTCGCTTTAGTCGCTACACTATTGTTTGGTGGACTTTTTGTGACAGCTGAGAGGATCACAGCACAGCTCCCTTCCCAAACAGCATGGACCATCTTTGGACTTGGGCAAGTGATTGGTTGGGGTTCCCAGTTTTATGGGCACTTTGTGTTTGAAAAAAGTAGGCCAGCCCTTTTTGACAATTTGTTCCAAGCGCTTGTATCGGCCCCACTCTTTGTCGTTGCCGATGTATTTTTTGAATTGGGTTACCGTTTAGATCTAAAAATAGCAGTCGATGATGAGTTAAAACAAAAAGGAGTTTGGAAAGACTTTAGCGTTCAAAAAACAGCTTAA
- a CDS encoding helix-turn-helix transcriptional regulator, which yields MDGKRKGSLFYFGERILLGTQGLVTEPHSHYAVSILVSKQSPFQLVTKEKETIETEGIIIPPNFFHRLEASHTEIVVIQLDPKSEEYKKIEMKDRYVLLDKVSIKKIQQLAEPLFTNTLNCQTARKVYEEILEVLGSTKSNMEWDHRINVAIKRIKETLPNPISLSILSKETGISKDRFMHLFKENMGIPLRQYLLWQRLHIAARLLQNGENLTTASHAAGFSDQAHLSRTFKKMFGVKPSLFLGGTHLSNVCFCETSPNLE from the coding sequence ATGGATGGCAAAAGAAAAGGAAGTCTTTTTTACTTTGGAGAACGAATCTTACTCGGAACCCAAGGTCTCGTCACAGAACCACACTCTCACTATGCAGTTTCGATTTTAGTTTCAAAACAATCACCATTTCAGTTGGTCACAAAAGAGAAAGAAACCATTGAAACCGAAGGGATCATCATCCCTCCTAATTTTTTCCACCGATTGGAAGCAAGCCATACAGAAATCGTTGTGATCCAATTGGATCCAAAATCGGAGGAGTATAAAAAAATTGAAATGAAGGATCGTTATGTTTTACTCGATAAAGTTTCGATCAAAAAAATCCAACAGTTGGCAGAACCACTATTTACAAATACTCTGAATTGCCAAACCGCAAGAAAGGTGTATGAAGAAATTTTAGAAGTTCTTGGTTCCACAAAATCAAATATGGAGTGGGACCATAGGATAAATGTTGCCATCAAAAGAATCAAAGAGACTCTTCCAAATCCAATCAGCTTAAGCATACTATCAAAAGAAACAGGTATTTCAAAAGATCGTTTTATGCATTTATTCAAAGAGAATATGGGAATTCCACTCCGACAGTATTTGTTATGGCAAAGGTTACACATTGCGGCAAGATTACTTCAAAATGGCGAGAACCTAACAACCGCATCTCATGCGGCAGGGTTTAGTGACCAAGCACATCTTTCACGGACATTTAAGAAGATGTTTGGTGTGAAACCCTCCTTATTTTTAGGAGGGACTCATCTATCGAATGTTTGTTTTTGTGAAACTAGTCCTAACTTGGAATAA
- a CDS encoding transglutaminase-like domain-containing protein, which yields MKQWILGFFLLVVGGVVSAKEKGEFVSDWIPVSPTFSTPTDFSFPESESVELFESFLYFQTHLYFQTKNKDKQFSIYEYNLETAKFQIKPWDKGKVLGWTECKGDFLIQTKRKLYGVNPHTWEIKKDLDLPANSSNWKDILCSEGRLVRLDKDDLEVFDLETLEEKPKIRLPMKSVQRIVKGSKDEILLISSFSGNTIQSFSLLDTQTKREWKFPTNHRALFKMTQISPDRFLVFDPITKIYGEWLLFDDHFFPLVGLSKRSDGNVIRFSPISSNLQYQLDLTSTGDLPETDYNVILPKKDTYAQELREETFYSPSVFSLDETGNRTLTVTIPSMKEGESKSIPIYYGKLTRFKIHWKFDPNLIVKREESESKFPNELRDDWFVKLEDPVVVGKREELFQGKTTIHEILSETAKYVSSIPYKSGKFEAAPNVIEKNNGGCTEHSYVTMSLLRGVGIPARLVWNYLPTETSSEMYFNHKYVEVWVAGLGWIPMEPLVPPKSKPGVTHARHLVFSVLPTPVHPKISGGDRLVQLTKEHLSYGKKVKMKLSILKKEKGETGEEEEGVLPVLKNNRSILSGEEMVVP from the coding sequence ATGAAACAATGGATTTTGGGTTTCTTCCTACTTGTGGTTGGAGGTGTTGTCTCTGCCAAAGAAAAAGGAGAATTTGTTTCAGACTGGATCCCAGTCTCTCCCACATTTTCCACTCCTACCGATTTTTCCTTCCCCGAATCGGAATCGGTGGAACTTTTTGAATCCTTTTTATACTTTCAAACTCATTTGTATTTCCAAACCAAAAACAAAGACAAACAATTCTCAATTTACGAATACAATTTGGAAACGGCCAAGTTTCAAATCAAACCTTGGGACAAAGGAAAGGTCCTAGGTTGGACGGAATGTAAGGGAGATTTTTTAATTCAAACCAAACGGAAGTTATATGGAGTGAATCCACATACATGGGAAATCAAAAAAGATTTGGACCTCCCAGCCAATTCTTCCAATTGGAAAGACATTCTTTGTTCCGAGGGACGATTGGTGCGATTGGACAAAGACGACTTGGAAGTCTTTGATTTGGAAACTTTGGAAGAAAAACCGAAGATTCGTCTTCCTATGAAATCGGTGCAAAGGATTGTCAAAGGTTCAAAAGACGAAATTCTACTGATCTCATCGTTTTCTGGTAATACCATCCAGTCATTTTCACTTTTGGATACACAAACAAAAAGAGAGTGGAAGTTCCCTACAAACCACAGAGCTCTCTTCAAAATGACTCAAATCAGTCCTGATCGATTTTTGGTTTTTGATCCGATTACGAAAATTTATGGGGAATGGCTTTTGTTTGATGATCATTTTTTTCCATTGGTTGGCCTCTCCAAACGTTCTGACGGTAACGTGATACGATTTTCTCCGATTTCGTCAAACCTCCAATACCAATTGGACCTTACCTCTACGGGTGATCTTCCTGAAACTGATTACAATGTCATCCTTCCGAAAAAAGATACCTATGCACAAGAGTTACGTGAAGAAACATTTTATTCACCAAGTGTTTTTAGTTTGGATGAAACAGGGAATCGAACTTTAACAGTCACCATACCAAGTATGAAAGAGGGAGAATCAAAGAGCATTCCTATTTATTATGGAAAACTCACTCGTTTCAAAATCCATTGGAAATTTGATCCGAACCTTATTGTGAAACGAGAAGAATCTGAATCTAAATTCCCCAATGAACTCCGGGATGATTGGTTTGTGAAACTTGAAGACCCAGTTGTGGTTGGAAAACGGGAGGAGTTATTCCAAGGAAAAACGACAATTCACGAAATCCTTTCTGAAACGGCAAAGTATGTTTCTTCCATTCCTTACAAGTCTGGTAAATTTGAAGCAGCACCGAATGTCATCGAAAAAAACAATGGTGGTTGCACAGAACATTCCTATGTCACCATGTCTTTGTTACGTGGCGTTGGAATCCCAGCTCGACTTGTATGGAACTACCTCCCCACTGAAACTTCGAGTGAGATGTACTTTAACCATAAATATGTTGAAGTTTGGGTCGCCGGTTTGGGATGGATTCCTATGGAACCACTTGTTCCACCGAAATCAAAACCGGGTGTGACCCATGCAAGGCATTTGGTTTTTTCTGTTTTGCCAACTCCAGTACATCCAAAAATTTCTGGTGGAGACCGTTTGGTCCAACTCACAAAAGAGCATCTTTCCTATGGGAAAAAGGTTAAGATGAAACTCTCCATCCTGAAAAAAGAAAAAGGTGAAACGGGGGAAGAGGAGGAGGGTGTCCTTCCTGTTCTCAAAAACAATCGGTCAATTTTGTCTGGTGAAGAAATGGTTGTACCTTAA